Proteins co-encoded in one Brassica oleracea var. oleracea cultivar TO1000 chromosome C4, BOL, whole genome shotgun sequence genomic window:
- the LOC106339928 gene encoding uncharacterized protein LOC106339928 → MKAPNMETITKSLENISFNDRRRRAGDGFGRSSSRTEESSNEHIPPISDRTLELNSHLSLPSHWEQCLDLKTGEIYYINWKNGMRVKEDPRKVMINADSDSGESYGTLCSEEDSSYYDSEESSSASSPSSNENQKEDEDEDDEDKDEEDEGEEEDVLVVAGCKACFMYFMVPKLVEDCPKCAAQLVHFDRPHSASS, encoded by the exons ATGAAGGCACCTAACATGGAGACGATAACGAAATCTCTGGAGAATATTTCTTTTAATGATCGGAGAAGAAGAGCCGGAGATGGGTTTGGAAGATCGTCGTCGAGGACAGAAGAGAGCAGCAATGAACATATTCCTCCGATCTCAGATAGAACACTGGAGCTCAATTCTCACTTATCTCTCCCTTCTCACTGGGAACAGTGTCTTGATCTCAAG ACAGGAGAGATTTACTACATCAACTGGAAAAATGGAATGAGAGTGAAAGAGGATCCAAGGAAAGTGATGATAAATGCAGATAGTGACAGTGGAGAATCATATGGAACATTGTGCTCAGAAGAAGATAGCTCATATTACGACAGTGAGGAGTCTTCATCAGCGTCATCTCCATCATCAAATGAGAATCAAAAAGAGGATGAGGATGAAGATGATGAAGACAAAGACGAGGAAGATGAAGGTGAAGAAGAAGATGTGCTTGTTGTTGCTGGATGCAAAGCTTGTTTCATGTACTTCATGGTTCCTAAGCTTGTAGAGGACTGTCCCAAATGTGCTGCACAGCTTGTTCACTTTGATCGACCTCATTCTGCTTCTTCTTGA